The following proteins are encoded in a genomic region of Brachypodium distachyon strain Bd21 chromosome 1, Brachypodium_distachyon_v3.0, whole genome shotgun sequence:
- the LOC100830770 gene encoding asparagine synthetase [glutamine-hydrolyzing] 1 — translation MCGILAVLGCADWSQAKRARVLACSRRLKHRGPDWSGLFQCESNFLAQQRLSIVSPLSGDQPLYNKDRTVVVVANGEIYNHKKIRKQFAAKHAFTTGSDCEVIIPLYEEYGENFVNMLDGVFSFVLFDTRNKTYMAARDAVGVNPLYIGWGSDGSVWISSEMKALHEDCPKFELFPPGHLYSSAAAGFRRWYNPEWFLEHVPATPYQPRVLREAFEKAVIKRLMTDVPFGVLLSGGLDSSLVASVTKRHLVETEAAEKFGTELHSFVVGLEGSPDLKAAREVADYLGTIHHEFHFTVQDGIDAIEEVIYHNETYDVTTIRASTPMFLMARKIKALGVKMVLSGEGSDELLGGYLYFHFAPNKEEFHKETCRKVKALHQYDCLRANKATSAWGLEVRVPFLDKEFIEVAMSMDPEWKLYDPDLGRMEKWVLRKAFDVEEEPYLPKHILYRQKEQFSDGVGYNWIDGLKAFTEQQVTDEMMKNAAEEYPYNTPINKEAYYYRMIFERLYPQDSARETVPWGPSIACSTPAAIEWVAQWKASNDPSGRLIASHNDSSAAGPAAHTEDVGHTSCKGIVNGVVTANGNGHINGVVPNGKTNGILG, via the exons ATGTGTGGGATTTTGGCCGTCCTTGGGTGCGCCGACTGGTCGCAGGCCAAGAGGGCTCGCGTCCTCGCCTGCTCCCGTAG GCTGAAGCACCGTGGACCGGACTGGTCCGGGCTGTTCCAGTGTGAGAGCAACTTCCTGGCGCAGCAGCGGCTCTCCATCGTCTCCCCGCTCTCCGGCGACCAGCCCCTCTACAACAAGGACCgcaccgtcgtcgtcgtg GCCAATGGAGAGATCTACAACCACAAGAAGATCCGGAAGCAGTTCGCCGCCAAGCACGCCTTCACCACCGGCAGCGACTGCGAGGTCATCATCCCTCTG TATGAGGAGTACGGCGAGAACTTCGTTAACATGCTCGACGGTGTCTTCTCCTTCGTCCTGTTCGACACCCGCAACAAGACGTACATGgccgcccgcgacgccgtTGGGGTCAACCCGCTCTACATCGGCTGGGGCAGCGATG GCTCCGTCTGGATATCGTCGGAGATGAAGGCGTTGCACGAGGACTGCCCAAAATTCGAGCTCTTCCCTCCGGGGCACCTCTATtcgagcgccgccgcgggtTTCCGGCGCTGGTACAACCCGGAGTGGTTCCTGGAGCACGTCCCGGCGACTCCCTACCAGCCCCGCGTGCTCAGAGAGGCATTCGAGAAG GCTGTCATCAAGAGGCTGATGACCGATGTGCCCTTTGGCGTTCTCCTCTCCGGCGGGCTCGACTCATCTCTCGTCGCCTCGGTCACCAAGCGCCATCTCGTCGAGACTGAAGCTGCTGAGAAGTTCGGAACTGAGCTCCACTCCTTTGTCGTTGGCCTAGAG GGCTCGCCTGATCTGAAGGCGGCAAGGGAGGTTGCTGATTATCTCGGAACCATCCACCACGAGTTCCATTTCACTGTCCAG GATGGCATTGATGCCATCGAGGAAGTGATTTATCACAACGAGACCTACGACGTGACGACGATCCGTGCGAGCACGCCCATGTTCCTCATGGCGCgcaagatcaaggcgctcggAGTTAAGATGGTGCTGTCAGGGGAAGGGTCCGATGAGCTCCTTGGTGGCTACCTCTACTTCCATTTCGCCCCAAACAAGGAGGAGTTCCACAAGGAAACCTGCCGCAAG GTGAAAGCGCTCCATCAGTATGACTGCTTACGCGCCAACAAGGCGACGTCAGCGTGGGGCCTGGAAGTCCGCGTGCCGTTCCTCGACAAGGAGTTCATTGAGGTTGCCATGAGCATGGACCCCGAATGGAAGCTG TACGACCCTGATCTTGGTCGCATGGAGAAGTGGGTATTGAGGAAGGCCTTCGATGTCGAGGAGGAGCCTTACCTGCCGAAG CATATCCTCTACCGCCAGAAGGAGCAGTTTAGTGACGGTGTGGGGTACAACTGGATAGACGGCCTGAAGGCCTTCACGGAGCAGCAG gtcaCCGATGAGATGATGAAAAACGCCGCAGAAGAGTACCCATACAACACGCCTATCAACAAGGAGGCGTACTACTACCGAATGATCTTCGAGAGGCTCTACCCTCAG GACTCGGCGAGGGAGACCGTGCCCTGGGGCCCGAGCATCGCGTGCAGCACGCCGGCGGCAATCGAGTGGGTGGCGCAGTGGAAAGCCTCCAACGACCCCTCCGGCCGGCTCATCGCCTCGCACAACGACTCCTCCGCTGCCGGCCCCGCCGCTCACACCGAGGACGTTGGCCATACCAGCTGCAAAGGCATCGTTAACGGGGTGGTGACGGCCAACGGCAACGGCCACATCAACGGAGTGGTGCCGAACGGGAAAACCAACGGGATTCTGGGATAA
- the LOC100841397 gene encoding protein PMR5: MTLLSGKNSVVLAAVLLLLHYAFSLLPASSALAIGLARRHRRDVLPGPKGCDIFSGSWARVDGDGSAPAYTGYKCPVIDPEFNCQVYGRPDTEYLRYQWKPAGCEIPRFDGADFLARMKGRTVMFVGDSLGRNQWESLVCLLHAAAPQSPGQLVSADPFYTYKFLEYELVLSFHRAPYLVDIDVVQGKRVLMLDDIAENAQAWRGADVLSFNSGHWWTHTGALQGWDYMGVGGRYTEDMDRMAAFQRGMTTWANWVDLNVDPAKTRVFFQSMSPTHYSSKEWPNPVSKNCYGETAPLMTGLNSTAQPASTGQQQVIQTVLQGMRSPVHLLDITALSALRKDAHPSVYSGDLSPPQRANLAASADCSHWCLPGLPDTWNQLFYTLLFYQ; this comes from the exons ATGACGCTGCTCTCCGGCAAGAACTCCGTCGTTCTCGCCGCCgtcttgctcctcctccactacGCCTTCTCGCTGCTGCCGGCCTCGTCAGCGCTCGCCATCGGGCTCGCACGGCGCCACCGGCGCGACGTCCTGCCGGGCCCCAAGGGCTGCGACATCTTCAGCGGCAGCTGGGCCcgcgtcgacggcgacggctcTGCACCGGCCTACACGGGTTACAAGTGCCCCGTCATCGACCCGGAGTTCAACTGCCAGGTCTACGGCAGGCCGGACACCGAGTACCTCCGGTACCAGTGGAAGCCGGCCGGCTGCGAGATACCCAGGTTCGACGGCGCCGACTTCCTGGCGCGGATGAAGGGGAGGACGGTGATGTTCGTGGGGGACTCGCTGGGCCGGAACCAGTGGGAGTCGCTCGTGTGCCTTCTgcacgccgccgcgccgcagTCGCCCGGGCAGCTCGTCTCGGCCGACCCTTTCTACACGTACAAGTTCCTG GAGTACGAGTTGGTGCTGTCTTTCCACCGCGCGCCGTACCTGGTGGACATCGACGTGGTGCAGGGGAAACGGGTCCTGATGCTCGACGACATCGCCGAGAACGCGCAGGCGTGGCGCGGCGCCGACGTGCTCTCCTTCAACTCCGGCCACTGGTGGACGCACACCGGCGCACTCCAGGG GTGGGATTACATGGGGGTGGGCGGGCGATACACGGAGGACATGGACAGGATGGCGGCGTTCCAGCGTGGGATGACCACCTGGGCCAACTGGGTGGACCTCAATGTAGATCCAGCCAAGACCCGTGTCTTCTTCCAATCCATGTCGCCCACTCACTACAG CTCCAAGGAGTGGCCCAACCCGGTGTCCAAGAACTGCTACGGGGAGACGGCCCCATTGATGACAGGGCTCAACTCCACGGCGCAGCCGGCGTCCACGGGCCAGCAGCAGGTGATACAAACGGTGCTGCAGGGCATGAGAAGCCCGGTCCATTTGCTCGACATCACGGCGCTGTCGGCGCTGCGCAAGGACGCGCACCCGTCCGTGTACAGCGGCGAcctctcgccgccgcagcgcgcCAACCTTGCCGCCTCAGCCGACTGCAGCCACTGGTGCCTCCCCGGCCTCCCCGACACGTGGAACCAGCTCTTCTACACCCTGCTCTTCTACCAATAG